The Anas acuta chromosome 9, bAnaAcu1.1, whole genome shotgun sequence sequence CTGGAGGGATTagggcctggggctgtgccctctcctgccttgagtggggtgggaaggaaggaaggaaggaaggaaggaacgcACTTGTTGGGCACGCGGATTCCCATCTGCAGCATCTCAGGGAGAAAGCGCTCCCGGTCCCGGCAGTGAGGACACGCAAAGTGCCTGAGGCCCGCCCGAAGCGCCTGTCCCTGTGGAAGAGAGACTCCCCGTGTGAGCAGGACGCCGCTGCGGGCGCATGGTGTCCCTGCgggctggcagagggaagggcctCCTACCTGGATGCAGCCCCGGTGGAACCAGGCGTGCTTGCAGGAGGGGCACACCATGGTGGTGTAGGAGAGGCtgtcctccaccacctccatgcAGATGATGCACGTGgtgtgcccctcctgcagcgtCTCCACGCTCTGCTGCGGGCGGTGCTcccagcagaaggagctgcGTGAGGACGGAAGAGTTGAGTGAGGCCAGGGACCACGCGTGCCACAGCGGGGACTCTGCCTGCAGGGCGcaggctgagggggctgcagcccaagCTAGGGCAGCTCGTACCTGTAGTCCCCAAAGAACTGCGAGATGCAGCcccgctgggagctgcagggcaggtggAAGCGGCGCGAGCACCGCTTCTGCCAGCAGGCGACGGTGGCCCCCTTCTTGCGGCAGACGCAGCAGCGCTGcaaagagcacagcagccccGTCAGGGACGTGGCCGGGGCCACTGGCACTTGCCCGGAGCTTGTCCAGAGCCTCGAGGATTTCTTTGCCAGGGCTTGGGCTCAGCTGCCACAAGCCTCGTCTGCTCCAAAAAAGCCCTCACCTTGCGAGCTGCCCGACCCGCTACCCGCCTGATATCCGCGCAGAGGAATCCGAAGATTCCTTCCTCTTCAGCGCCTCGCTGGtacaggccctgggctggaaaCTGGAAGAGAGCAAAGCCCCGCAGCTGCTCAGGGCAAGGAGATAGGGACCATGgtggggaggctgtgctggcagcgcagcaggaggaggtgacagCCAGCGAGCAGCGCGCTGGGGATGACCCAGTCCTGTGGGCTCCAGGTGCCAGGCAAGGGCTTGGGGAAAGGCGCGGGCAGCCGCGGGGAGCTCACCAGGCAGTGCACGTGGGCGCAGACCCCGTCCACCTGCAACATCGGCCCGCAGCCATCCAAGCTGGTGTCCGAGCGGTGGCACAGCACGCActctgggggaggcagggcggCAGCCATGGATGAGAGCATCCCCCCACTGAGCACCTGGCAGGTGTCCCCGAGGGCCGCCCGCAAGGGCCTGCTcgggggctcctggcagggcgTCCCCGGCTGTCCACAGCCCAAGcggctctgcacagccccagggggtgctcagggccctccacctccagggagctgctggggcatcTGCTCTCACCGTCCTCCTGTGCCTCAGgggccttctcctcctctccggCAGCCATGCTGCGCAGCAACTCCTCGCCTCGCCTGGCCTCGCCtcgctgccaggagctgctgcctccacgCCTGGCGCTCACCAGAGACGCAAAGTCCCCCCCAGACTCGCCTGTGTCACTGGTGTCATAGTGCTCCCTCCGTGTCACTAGGAGACCATGGAGTGGTGGATGATGCGGCAGGGCCCaggagctcccccagcctcacagACACCCCCTGGGCTTCCAAGCCCACGGTGCAGCCTCTTCATCCCCGTGAATGGCCGTGGTGGCTTGGCCTAGGCTGGCGGCCAggtgcccacccagctgctgtctCGTTCCCtcctcagctggggaagggagagaaaattcGAGGGAGAAACCCTCGTGGCTTGTGAGGAGGGCACAGGGAGATGGCTCacgggctgcaggagaagcagagaagtgagaaacaaagaaacaaaaggaaacaacaacaccaacacctttcccccacccgtcctcttccccctcttccccccgaGTGGCGTAGGAGAATGCGGGAATGGTGGCTgcggtcagtctgtagcacttggTCTCTGCCGCTgcttctcggtcactcttgtcccctgctccaacgtggggtccctcccacaggtgccgtccttcccaaactgatccggcgtgggcttcccacaggcagcagctcctcgagaactgctccagtatggctccgtcccacaggctccatccctcaggagcacactgctccagcccgggtcccccccgggcagcagctccccctccatcccctgctcttgcatgggctcctctccacgggctacagggctggcccagaatctgctccggcaggggtcttgcacaggccacagcctctgtcactgcagggccacctgctccagcgggggctcctccacgggctgcagcgtggagccctgctccactgtggtactccatgggctgcagggggacagcctgctgcaccaggggcctctccacaggctgcaggggacttgggctgcgtgcctggagcacctctcctcctctctccttcttcactgatcttggcgcctgcaaggctgtttctcactcctttccctctcccagctgctgtgtagacatgtttgttttggttgcttggttggtttttgtttttttcccctgtctttaaTACGCTCTCCCAGAGTCGTTGCTtgttggcttggctctggccagcagcggggccctcatctaacatggggcagcttctggagtcttctcacagaagccacccctacgGCCCCCTGCTACCCAAACCTTGCCACAGAAACCCACTAGAGATGCGAGGCTGGGACACGAAGTAGCAACAATGTCACGTCCAGGCCCAGTCCTGCCCAGCCTCTTCATGAATGATGCGCAGGGCGGAGCAGGCCgtg is a genomic window containing:
- the LOC137861226 gene encoding PHD finger protein 7-like, coding for MAAALPPPECVLCHRSDTSLDGCGPMLQVDGVCAHVHCLFPAQGLYQRGAEEEGIFGFLCADIRRVAGRAARKRCCVCRKKGATVACWQKRCSRRFHLPCSSQRGCISQFFGDYSSFCWEHRPQQSVETLQEGHTTCIICMEVVEDSLSYTTMVCPSCKHAWFHRGCIQGQALRAGLRHFACPHCRDRERFLPEMLQMGIRVPNKKPAWEQDEEEEPALPQLYGRCDARQCLYRGGREQWQDEG